A genomic window from Pocillopora verrucosa isolate sample1 chromosome 7, ASM3666991v2, whole genome shotgun sequence includes:
- the LOC131789101 gene encoding DNA helicase MCM8-like, translating to MREKASQQDGKDVVEIMNYKLLDTFNHDFGNLDFQRSQHGSGKSSRAQSKRFVAELSRISEREYNSLFIVAKDIRLQIRSFDDFVFSLNNQGFLLKKGPRVYQLQTSNCL from the exons ATGCGCGAAAAGGCTAGCCAACAAGACGGCAAGGATGTGGTGGAGATCATGAATTACAAGCTCCTGGACACGTTTAACCACGACTTTGGAAATCTGGATTTTCAACGCTCTCAACATGGCTCCGGAAAGAGCTCAAGAGCACAG TCAAAACGCTTCGTTGCAGAGCTAAGTCGCATTTCAGAGAGGGAATACAACTCACTTTTCATTGTTGCGAAG GATATACGACTGCAGATTCGTAGTTTCGACGACTTTGTTTTCTCCCTGAACAACCAAGGGTTTCTTCTGAAGAAGGGACCGAGAGTCTACCAGCTGCAGACCTCGAACTGCCTGTAA